A genomic region of Zea mays cultivar B73 chromosome 6, Zm-B73-REFERENCE-NAM-5.0, whole genome shotgun sequence contains the following coding sequences:
- the LOC100193361 gene encoding uncharacterized protein LOC100193361: MDGKSFSNEQQAQQKNPDAVTNSVPSQGQEPLNTFPDSDDGNTNTGPLNGHAAAHVNMEAAISTEDVIRAGGFGAKDDIGSLLPTAIDSTDFEASLRDARGFEGEKAAPSHPGLGWKGEKADGGTKLADVAEQ; this comes from the coding sequence ATGGATGGAAAGAGCTTTAGCAACGAACAGCAAGCCCAACAAAAGAACCCAGACGCAGTGACAAACAGTGTTCCGAGCCAAGGCCAGGAGCCCTTGAACACGTTTCCAGATTCAGACGATGGAAACACGAACACCGGTCCGTTGAATGGCCATGCAGCAGCTCATGTGAACATGGAAGCTGCCATCTCTACGGAGGACGTCATACGGGCTGGCGGGTTCGGAGCGAAGGATGACATTGGCAGCCTCCTCCCGACGGCAATTGATTCCACCGATTTTGAGGCCTCGCTGCGGGATGCCCGTGGTTTCGAGGGCGAGAAAGCGGCGCCGTCGCATCCTGGACTAGGGTGGAAGGGGGAGAAAGCTGATGGTGGAACCAAACTGGCAGATGTGGCGGAGCAGTGA
- the LOC100501744 gene encoding putative glucan endo-1,3-beta-glucosidase GVI isoform X2: MTSAAAAAAPWVSVCSFLLCLAAFQGAEGAIGVNYGMVANNLPAPEQVVSMYKAKNISYVRLFHPDTDALNALRGSGVGVVLGTLNEDLPRLASDPSFAASWVATNVQPFAGAVQFRYINAGNEVIPGDAAARVLPAMQNLESALRSAGVTGVPVTTAVATSVLGASYPPSQGAFSEAAASVMAPIVSYLSSKGAPLLVNVYPYFAYSSSGGQVALGYALLSADAGAASSVTDAGVVYTNMFDAIVDATHAAVEKAGVQGLELVVSETGWPSAGGEGATVENAAAYNNNVVRHVGGGTPRRPGKAVETYLFAMFNENGKAEGVEQHFGLFQPDMSEVYHVDFTAGSP; the protein is encoded by the exons ATgacgtctgctgctgctgccgcggcGCCATGGGTTAGCGTCTGCAGCTTCTTGCTCTGCTTGGCGGCCTTCCAGG GAGCTGAAGGCGCGATTGGCGTGAACTACGGCATGGTCGCCAACAACCTGCCGGCGCCGGAGCAGGTCGTCTCCATGTACAAGGCCAAGAACATCAGCTACGTGCGGCTCTTCCACCCGGACACGGACGCGTTGAACGCGCTCCGCGGCTCCGGCGTCGGCGTCGTCCTGGGCACGCTGAACGAGGACCTCCCGCGCCTGGCGTCCGACCCGTCCTTCGCCGCGTCGTGGGTGGCCACGAACGTGCAGCCCTTCGCCGGCGCCGTCCAGTTCCGGTACATCAACGCCGGCAACGAGGTCATCCCGGGGGACGCCGCGGCGCGGGTGCTCCCGGCCATGCAGAACCTGGAGTCGGCGCTCCGGTCCGCGGGGGTCACGGGCGTCCCCGTCACCACGGCCGTGGCCACCAGCGTGCTCGGCGCCTCGTACCCGCCGTCCCAGGGCGCATTCTCCGAGGCGGCCGCGTCGGTGATGGCGCCCATCGTCTCGTACCTGTCGTCGAAGGGCGCGCCGCTGCTGGTCAACGTATACCCGTACTTCGCCTACTCGAGCAGCGGCGGGCAGGTGGCGCTCGGGTACGCGCTGCTGTCGGCGGACGCCGGCGCGGCGTCGTCGGTCACGGACGCCGGGGTGGTCTACACCAACATGTTCGACGCTATCGTGGACGCGACGCACGCCGCGGTGGAGAAAGCCGGGGTCCAGGGGCTGGAGCTGGTGGTGTCGGAGACCGGCTGGccgtcggccggcggcgagggcgCCACCGTGGAGAATGCCGCGGCGTACAACAACAACGTGGTGCGGCACGTCGGCGGCGGTACCCCGCGCCGGCCAGGGAAGGCCGTGGAGACGTACCTTTTCGCCATGTTCAACGAGAACGGCAAGGCCGAGGGCGTGGAGCAGCACTTCGGCCTCTTCCAGCCGGACATGAGCGAGGTCTACCACGTCGACTTCACGGCGGGATCCCCCTAG
- the LOC100501744 gene encoding Putative glucan endo-1,3-beta-glucosidase GVI precursor, translating to MFLCICICLFACACSSSLRVRLYRDSFLSFEESTIKHGDKVIELFEFYEIEDPEHLFGEGAEGAIGVNYGMVANNLPAPEQVVSMYKAKNISYVRLFHPDTDALNALRGSGVGVVLGTLNEDLPRLASDPSFAASWVATNVQPFAGAVQFRYINAGNEVIPGDAAARVLPAMQNLESALRSAGVTGVPVTTAVATSVLGASYPPSQGAFSEAAASVMAPIVSYLSSKGAPLLVNVYPYFAYSSSGGQVALGYALLSADAGAASSVTDAGVVYTNMFDAIVDATHAAVEKAGVQGLELVVSETGWPSAGGEGATVENAAAYNNNVVRHVGGGTPRRPGKAVETYLFAMFNENGKAEGVEQHFGLFQPDMSEVYHVDFTAGSP from the exons atgttcttatgtatatgtatatgtttgtttgcttgtgcctgttcatcTTCGCTTCGCGTGCGATTATatcgcgattcgtttctgagctttgaggaatcgacgatcaagcatggcgacaaagtgatcgaactcttcgagttctacgagatcgaagaccctgagcatctgtttggtgaag GAGCTGAAGGCGCGATTGGCGTGAACTACGGCATGGTCGCCAACAACCTGCCGGCGCCGGAGCAGGTCGTCTCCATGTACAAGGCCAAGAACATCAGCTACGTGCGGCTCTTCCACCCGGACACGGACGCGTTGAACGCGCTCCGCGGCTCCGGCGTCGGCGTCGTCCTGGGCACGCTGAACGAGGACCTCCCGCGCCTGGCGTCCGACCCGTCCTTCGCCGCGTCGTGGGTGGCCACGAACGTGCAGCCCTTCGCCGGCGCCGTCCAGTTCCGGTACATCAACGCCGGCAACGAGGTCATCCCGGGGGACGCCGCGGCGCGGGTGCTCCCGGCCATGCAGAACCTGGAGTCGGCGCTCCGGTCCGCGGGGGTCACGGGCGTCCCCGTCACCACGGCCGTGGCCACCAGCGTGCTCGGCGCCTCGTACCCGCCGTCCCAGGGCGCATTCTCCGAGGCGGCCGCGTCGGTGATGGCGCCCATCGTCTCGTACCTGTCGTCGAAGGGCGCGCCGCTGCTGGTCAACGTATACCCGTACTTCGCCTACTCGAGCAGCGGCGGGCAGGTGGCGCTCGGGTACGCGCTGCTGTCGGCGGACGCCGGCGCGGCGTCGTCGGTCACGGACGCCGGGGTGGTCTACACCAACATGTTCGACGCTATCGTGGACGCGACGCACGCCGCGGTGGAGAAAGCCGGGGTCCAGGGGCTGGAGCTGGTGGTGTCGGAGACCGGCTGGccgtcggccggcggcgagggcgCCACCGTGGAGAATGCCGCGGCGTACAACAACAACGTGGTGCGGCACGTCGGCGGCGGTACCCCGCGCCGGCCAGGGAAGGCCGTGGAGACGTACCTTTTCGCCATGTTCAACGAGAACGGCAAGGCCGAGGGCGTGGAGCAGCACTTCGGCCTCTTCCAGCCGGACATGAGCGAGGTCTACCACGTCGACTTCACGGCGGGATCCCCCTAG
- the LOC100501744 gene encoding putative glucan endo-1,3-beta-glucosidase GVI isoform X1 has product MPISLALVLSRSSARSWSRRERRLRRMVLAVKLRRGAEGAIGVNYGMVANNLPAPEQVVSMYKAKNISYVRLFHPDTDALNALRGSGVGVVLGTLNEDLPRLASDPSFAASWVATNVQPFAGAVQFRYINAGNEVIPGDAAARVLPAMQNLESALRSAGVTGVPVTTAVATSVLGASYPPSQGAFSEAAASVMAPIVSYLSSKGAPLLVNVYPYFAYSSSGGQVALGYALLSADAGAASSVTDAGVVYTNMFDAIVDATHAAVEKAGVQGLELVVSETGWPSAGGEGATVENAAAYNNNVVRHVGGGTPRRPGKAVETYLFAMFNENGKAEGVEQHFGLFQPDMSEVYHVDFTAGSP; this is encoded by the exons ATGCCAATTTCTCTTGCCCTGGTTCTCTCTCGCTCGTCGGCGCGCAGTTGGAGTCGCCGAGAGCGCCGTCTGCGCCGAATGGTACTCGCCGTCAAACTCCGTCGTG GAGCTGAAGGCGCGATTGGCGTGAACTACGGCATGGTCGCCAACAACCTGCCGGCGCCGGAGCAGGTCGTCTCCATGTACAAGGCCAAGAACATCAGCTACGTGCGGCTCTTCCACCCGGACACGGACGCGTTGAACGCGCTCCGCGGCTCCGGCGTCGGCGTCGTCCTGGGCACGCTGAACGAGGACCTCCCGCGCCTGGCGTCCGACCCGTCCTTCGCCGCGTCGTGGGTGGCCACGAACGTGCAGCCCTTCGCCGGCGCCGTCCAGTTCCGGTACATCAACGCCGGCAACGAGGTCATCCCGGGGGACGCCGCGGCGCGGGTGCTCCCGGCCATGCAGAACCTGGAGTCGGCGCTCCGGTCCGCGGGGGTCACGGGCGTCCCCGTCACCACGGCCGTGGCCACCAGCGTGCTCGGCGCCTCGTACCCGCCGTCCCAGGGCGCATTCTCCGAGGCGGCCGCGTCGGTGATGGCGCCCATCGTCTCGTACCTGTCGTCGAAGGGCGCGCCGCTGCTGGTCAACGTATACCCGTACTTCGCCTACTCGAGCAGCGGCGGGCAGGTGGCGCTCGGGTACGCGCTGCTGTCGGCGGACGCCGGCGCGGCGTCGTCGGTCACGGACGCCGGGGTGGTCTACACCAACATGTTCGACGCTATCGTGGACGCGACGCACGCCGCGGTGGAGAAAGCCGGGGTCCAGGGGCTGGAGCTGGTGGTGTCGGAGACCGGCTGGccgtcggccggcggcgagggcgCCACCGTGGAGAATGCCGCGGCGTACAACAACAACGTGGTGCGGCACGTCGGCGGCGGTACCCCGCGCCGGCCAGGGAAGGCCGTGGAGACGTACCTTTTCGCCATGTTCAACGAGAACGGCAAGGCCGAGGGCGTGGAGCAGCACTTCGGCCTCTTCCAGCCGGACATGAGCGAGGTCTACCACGTCGACTTCACGGCGGGATCCCCCTAG
- the LOC100281237 gene encoding phosphoglycerate kinase produces the protein MATMAKKSVGELTEADLEGKRVFVRADLNVPLDENQNITDDTRIRAAIPTIQYILSKGAKVILSSHLGRPKGFTPKFSLAPLVGRLSELLGIQVQKADDVIGPEVEKLVAALPNGGVLLLENVRFYKEEEKNDPEFAQKLASLADLYVNDAFGTAHRAHASTEGVTKFLQPSVAGFLLQKELDYLVGAVSSPKRPFAAIVGGSKVSSKIGVIESLLEKCDILLLGGGMIFTFYKAQGLPVGASLVEEDKLELATSLLAKAKEKGVSLMLPTDVVIADKFAPDANSQIVPASAIPDGWMGLDIGPDSVASFNAALDTTKTVIWNGPMGVFEFDKFAVGTEAVAKKLAELSGKGVTTIIGGGDSVAAVEKVGVADVMSHISTGGGASLELLEGKELPGVVALNEAATVTRSKL, from the exons ATGGCCACCATGGCGAAGAAGAGCGTAGGGGAACTCACGGAGGCCGACCTCGAGGGGAAGCGCGTCTTCGTGCGCGCCGACCTCAACGTGCCGCTCGACGAGAACCAGAACATCACCGACGACACCCGCATCCGGGCCGCCATCCCCACCATCCAGTACATCCTCAGCAAGGGCGCCAAGGTCATCCTCTCAAGCCACTTG GGTCGCCCTAAGGGTTTTACACCCAAGTTTAGCTTAGCTCCCCTTGTAGGACGGTTGTCTGAGCTTCTTGGCATTCAG GTGCAAAAAGCCGACGATGTTATTGGCCCTGAAGTTGAGAAgctggtggcggccttgcccaacGGTGGGGTTCTGCTGCTTGAGAACGTAAGATTCTACAAGGAAGAGGAGAAGAATGACCCAGAGTTTGCACAGAAGCTTGCCTCCCTAGCAGATCTTTATGTTAACGATGCATTTGGAACAGCCCACAGGGCGCATGCATCGACCGAGGGAGTTACCAAGTTTTTGCAGCCTTCTGTTGCAGGGTTCCTTCTGCAGAAG GAACTCGACTACCTTGTCGGAGCTGTTTCAAGCCCTAAACGCCCTTTTGCTGCCATCGTGGGTGGTTCAAAGGTGTCATCCAAGATCGGGGTTATTGAGTCCCTGTTGGAGAAGTGTGATATCCTTCTCTTGGGTGGTGGTATGATCTTCACGTTTTACAAGGCACAAGGTCTCCCTGTTGGTGCTTCATTGGTCGAGGAAGACAAACTCGAGCTTGCAACGTCTCTACTTGCAAAGGCTAAGGAAAAGGGTGTCTCCCTTATGCTGCCAACCGATGTTGTCATTGCTGACAAGTTTGCCCCTGATGCTAACAGCCAG ATTGTTCCAGCATCTGCAATTCCTGATGGTTGGATGGGCCTGGATATTGGCCCAGATTCTGTCGCTTCATTCAACGCAGCCCTGGATACAACCAAGACGGTCATCTGGAACGGGCCCATGGGTGTCTTCGAATTTGACAAGTTCGCTGTAGGAACCGAG GCTGTGGCAAAGAAGCTGGCAGAACTCAGCGGCAAGGGCGTCACAACTATCATCGGAGGCGGAGACTCCGTCGCCGCCGTCGAGAAGGTGGGAGTTGCTGACGTTATGAGCCACATTTCCACGGGAGGTGGCGCTAGCCTGGAATTGTTGGAAGGAAAGGAGCTTCCGGGAGTTGTTGCGTTGAATGAAGCCGCCACTGTGACC AGAAGCAAACTCTAG
- the LOC100501744 gene encoding putative glucan endo-1,3-beta-glucosidase GVI isoform X3 yields the protein MVANNLPAPEQVVSMYKAKNISYVRLFHPDTDALNALRGSGVGVVLGTLNEDLPRLASDPSFAASWVATNVQPFAGAVQFRYINAGNEVIPGDAAARVLPAMQNLESALRSAGVTGVPVTTAVATSVLGASYPPSQGAFSEAAASVMAPIVSYLSSKGAPLLVNVYPYFAYSSSGGQVALGYALLSADAGAASSVTDAGVVYTNMFDAIVDATHAAVEKAGVQGLELVVSETGWPSAGGEGATVENAAAYNNNVVRHVGGGTPRRPGKAVETYLFAMFNENGKAEGVEQHFGLFQPDMSEVYHVDFTAGSP from the coding sequence ATGGTCGCCAACAACCTGCCGGCGCCGGAGCAGGTCGTCTCCATGTACAAGGCCAAGAACATCAGCTACGTGCGGCTCTTCCACCCGGACACGGACGCGTTGAACGCGCTCCGCGGCTCCGGCGTCGGCGTCGTCCTGGGCACGCTGAACGAGGACCTCCCGCGCCTGGCGTCCGACCCGTCCTTCGCCGCGTCGTGGGTGGCCACGAACGTGCAGCCCTTCGCCGGCGCCGTCCAGTTCCGGTACATCAACGCCGGCAACGAGGTCATCCCGGGGGACGCCGCGGCGCGGGTGCTCCCGGCCATGCAGAACCTGGAGTCGGCGCTCCGGTCCGCGGGGGTCACGGGCGTCCCCGTCACCACGGCCGTGGCCACCAGCGTGCTCGGCGCCTCGTACCCGCCGTCCCAGGGCGCATTCTCCGAGGCGGCCGCGTCGGTGATGGCGCCCATCGTCTCGTACCTGTCGTCGAAGGGCGCGCCGCTGCTGGTCAACGTATACCCGTACTTCGCCTACTCGAGCAGCGGCGGGCAGGTGGCGCTCGGGTACGCGCTGCTGTCGGCGGACGCCGGCGCGGCGTCGTCGGTCACGGACGCCGGGGTGGTCTACACCAACATGTTCGACGCTATCGTGGACGCGACGCACGCCGCGGTGGAGAAAGCCGGGGTCCAGGGGCTGGAGCTGGTGGTGTCGGAGACCGGCTGGccgtcggccggcggcgagggcgCCACCGTGGAGAATGCCGCGGCGTACAACAACAACGTGGTGCGGCACGTCGGCGGCGGTACCCCGCGCCGGCCAGGGAAGGCCGTGGAGACGTACCTTTTCGCCATGTTCAACGAGAACGGCAAGGCCGAGGGCGTGGAGCAGCACTTCGGCCTCTTCCAGCCGGACATGAGCGAGGTCTACCACGTCGACTTCACGGCGGGATCCCCCTAG